The Setaria viridis chromosome 9, Setaria_viridis_v4.0, whole genome shotgun sequence sequence TTTTGAGATCATGATTATGCTGTTTTTATTGTCTAGTATATTAGTGTTTTACATAGAATTATCTCttatcatgatttatttatttcgaAAATTAATACAGCAATTGTCTAATTAATAATGCAACGTACGCCCTCCTCGCGTGGAAATCCAACCTCGACGACCCGCCTGTGCTGTCCCCGCCCCGCCCCACCCCACCGCACGCACGGGCACGGCCACGTCGCGCTCCGCTCTACCGCCTCCGCGCGGCCAATGCCGACGCCACCACCCGCCCCCgcgcgcctcctccacctcgcggccccgctcctcgtcgtcctcgccctcgccgccggcgtcgccaatgccgcgacgccgccgtccccggccGACGCGCTGCTGGCGTGGAAGTCGAGCCTGGGCGACCCGCCGGCGCTGTCCACCTGGGCGGACGCGGCCTCGCTCTGCACCGGCTGGCGCGGGGTCGCCTGCGATGCCGCCGGCCGCGTCACCTCCCTCCGGCTCCGCGGCCtcggcctcaccggcggcctggacgcgctcgacgccgccgcactCCCGGGCCTCACCTCCCTCGACCTCAACGGCAACAACCTGGCCGGCCCCATCCCGGCGTCGCTCTCGCGGCTGCGCGCGCTGGCCGCGCTCGACCTGGGCAGCAACGGGCTCAACGGCACCATCCCGCCGCAGCTCGGCGACCTCTCCGGCCTCGTCGACCTCCGCCTCTACAACAacaacctcgccggcgccatccCGCACCAGCTGAGTAAGCTCCCAAAGATCGTCCACTTCGACCTGGGCTCCAACTACCTGACCAACCCCGACAAGTTCGAGTCGATGCCCACCGTCTCGTTCCTCTCGCTCTACCTCAACTACCTCAACGGCAGCTTCCCGGAGTTCCTGCTCCGCAGCAGCAACGTCACCTATCTCGACCTGTCGCAGAACTTTTTCTCCGGGCCGATCCCGGACTCGCTGCCGGAGAGGCTGCCGAACCTGCGGTGGCTCAACCTGTCAGCCAACGCGTTCTCCGGCAAGATCCCAGCGTCGCTCGTGAGGCTGACGAGGCTCCAGGACCTGCACATCGGCggcaacaacctcaccggcggcgTCCCGGAGTTCCTTGGGTCGATGTCGCAGCTGAGGGTTCTTGAGCTCGGCGGCAACCAGCTCGGCGGGCGGCTCCCGCCGGTTCTTGGCCGGCTCAAGATGCTGCAGCGTCTCGACGTGAAGAACGCCGGTCTGGTCTCCACtctgccgccggagctcggcagCCTCAGTAACCTCGACTTCGTCGACCTCTCCGGTAACCACCTCTCCGGGAGCTTGCCGGCTTCCTTCGTTGGGATGCGGAAGATGCGGGAGTTCGGCGTATCgttcaacaacctcaccggcgagATCCCACGGGCGCTGTTCACGGGCTGGCCGGAGCTCATAACGTTCCAGGTGCAGAGCAACTCGCTTACGGGCAAGATCCCACCGGCGCTCGGCAAGGCGACGAAGCTGCGAATCTTGTATCTCTTCAGCAACAACCTTACCGGCTCTATCCCGACGGAGCTCGGCGAGCTGGCGAACCTGAACGAGCTGGATTTGTCAGTGAACTACCTCACCGGGCCGATACCCAGCTCGTTCGGCAACCTCAAGCAGCTCACCCGGCTGGCGCTCTTCTTCAACGGGCTCACCGGCGAGATCCCGCCGGAGATCGGCAACATGACGGCGTTGCAAATCTTGGACGTCAACACCAACCTACTGGAAGGAGAGCTGCCTTCCACAATCTCATCGCTGAGGAACCTCCTGTACCTGGCATTATTCGACAACAACTTGAGTGGCACCATCCCACAGGACCTAGGCAAAGGGCTGGCATTGACCGACGTGAGCTTCGCGAACAACAGTttctccggcgagctgccaCGGAGCCTCTGCGCTGGCTTTGCGCTGCAGAACTTCACCGCGAACCAGAACAAATTCAGCGGCACGCTGCCACCATGCCTACGGAACTGCACTGATCTGTACCGTGTGAGATTAGATCAGAATAACTTCACTGGCGACATCTCAGAGGCATTCGGTGTCCATCCCAATTTGGACTACTTGGACGTCTCAGGAAACCATTTGACAGGGAGACTTTCATCGGATTGGTCAAAATGCAACAATCTCGCATCTCTATTCATCAAGGCAAACAACATATCTGGTAATATTGATGCGTCCTTCTGTAGATTATCTTCTCTGAGGTCACTGGATCTTTCAAATAACCAATTGAGTGGGGAGCTCCCAGGTTGCTGGTGGAATTTACAAGCTTTGGAAATTATGGATGTGTCTAGcaacatcttttcaggtgaattTCCAGCCTCAGCAAACGATGATTTGCCTCTCCAGTTGCTTCATGTTGGTAAGAACAACTTCTTTGGAGTTTTTCCACCGATCATTCAGAAATGCATGATGCTCAGGACCCTTGATCTTGGGGATAACAATTTCTTTGGCGATATACCGTCTTGGATTGGAACAAGTGTTCCACTTATAAGAGTTCTCAGGCTTCGATCAAATAATTTCACTGGTATTATTCCTTCGGAGCTATCTCAACTCTCTGATCTTCATTTACTTGACATAGCCAATAATAACTTCATAGGATCCATCCCGAGATCATTTGGCAACTTATCATCAATGAAACAACCAGAAAAGGCTTTCATGGAATCTTTTCAAAAGCTTGATATCCATTTGCTTGCATTGGTCCAAGAAAGTCGGGTTTCCGTGTTTTCAAGGAGGACTGAGCCCAAGAACCCTAATGATGAGTATCGAGATAGGGTTAACATATTCTGGAAAGGCAGTGAACAAACTTTTCAGAGGACTATTGAGTTTGTAACAGGTATTGATTTATCAAGCAATTCACTTTCTGATGGCATCCCCGAAGAGATAGCATACCTTCAAGGTCTCCGGTTTTTGAACTTGTCAAGAAATAATCTATCAGGCAGTATTCCAGAAGGAATTGGCAGCTTGAATCTGTTGGAGTCCCTTGACTTCTCGTGGAATGAGCTTTCAGGTGTCATTCCTCGGAGCATTTCAAAACTGTCGTGCCTCAGCATGTTAAACCTGTCAAACAATCAATTGTGGGGTGAGATACCCACAGGAAGCCAGCTTCAGACGCTTGTTGATCCATCGATTTACGGAAACAATTTGGGGCTCTGTGGCCCCCCTTTGAGTGTACCATGTTCTGATTGGAATAAATTTGGGATGACTGAAGACCGTAGAGAAGTTACATGGTTATGTTACTCTGTAATTCTTggcttcgtttttggatcctggctttggtTTGGAGCTCTAGTATTCCTGGAGTCCTGGAGGTTTTTGGTTTTCCAGTTTGCTGATTGCATAGGAACGAACTAAGGTTATGCAAAAAGTGTCATGAATCAAATTTTTTGTTCATATGTGAAGTAAAAATTTATGTTCAGATGTGAAACAGAAGGACATAAAGGCAGATGATGTGCCTTTTTGCTGAGAATTCTCTGGTcataatcttactattactaattggaggttcctTTTGAATCCTTGAGGTGAAGCCAAGATGAAAactctagaaaaaaagagagaaattgtagaaattctcacaaaaaagcaaaacatctagccatcaatcggAAGACTCAaaaaatcatagccattgaatctattatgttttctaaaaattaccAACTTATGCcgttatgaaaatagcctaaaacaaccccctaaatctatatctaaattacccacctctgccattgtATAAactaaactaaagtaaccccctaatcttcatcaaaattacccacttatgccattataaaaataaataaaataacctcctgaatttgcaactaaattgcccaccactaatacttagaaaataacataaagtaacccttaaattttcatctatattacccacatatgtatgctgttattaaaaataacatgaggtaactctaaatttgaatccaaatcaccttaattaaaaatatacaccaaaaTATAATTATAAATCGTATATGTCTTACATTGTCGGTATATGATATAAgaattaaggtatatatgcatgatgtgtgtcaccatttataaagatacaaaggaagtgatgagaatatagatttctatgttgaAAATATAGCTCAAACCTAggatccattaaacaaattcaagcgcatacctgtgatgcaaagtgaaaagttaaatattataaatgtggataaaaatattatagagtaattactaactaaaatatatcagatgcggatgaagataataagtatatatctatataagtattgtgttcgaatatctaacaaatgagaggtagctcaaggtaatagtttgtTAGCATTGTGGTCTCATTTTTTccccattggagactccgcataaATTCTCATATGATGCGctagaaaaaaaacataaatcctagaaattttttaaaaaatcataaacatcaaacatcaatcttGTAAACTCTAATAGTCATAGTCATTgcaattatattttctaaaatgttaCCCACCAAAATATTTTAAATTAAACCATAaacttatatctaaattaccaagcTCTGCCATtgtaaaaataatctaaagcaACCCCATAATTTTCATcaaatttactcatgcatactaTATAAACCATAAcctaaaatatcattctaaatttgtatctaagttaccctcGTATATTATTATTAACAATAACCTAAAGGAAATATCTTAATCTtgatctaattatcttcacgtGCAACATATAGAAAATATCCAAAAGTATGAacgtggatgaaaaagtgtatagagtaattactgaTGCAAAATCAATCTCAACTGGACAaaaataagtacacatctatatgactACTATGTTGAAGTATCAAAAAATGATAGAGGCATCTATATGAGTACTATGTTGAAGTATCAAAAAAAGGTAGAGTAGTATGTAAATagtttgattattagctaggagtttaattgctaaataattttaaaatacaatagcttttttaaaaaagtaaactaattatgattctaaattacatattcatgtcattgttaatatagaaatactaagttaagaaatatacgcatgatgagtgTGGGGGCCTTACTCTGAAGGTCCCCTTAATTACCTGTATTAGTCCCTAGATTAGTAGGCTAATACAGTTCTCATCACAGATTAGTATAGTAACAATAAAAGGTGTGTACAAAGGTATATATAGGTGTTCACCTTTAAGCAGCAGAGTGTGGCGTAGCCGCCCACTCCACTGGCAAAAGAGGATGCAACACTGGGAATCCTAAACCTGTACAAATAAAAGTAAGcatgagtacacttatggttggtactcagcaaattCTAATGTTGAAATCATATTATATGTAGGGGTGATCAAGAAAAGGGTATGAGGTTTGATTTTAATAATAAACCTATTTTATGCGAGGTGAGTGAGTTttggaaaaagaagaggaagaaagcaTATTCTTTTAAGTTGTTGGCCCTAGAGGGGAACCTTACCTCCCCTACCAGTTCCCAAGTTTTAAAGAGCACCATGGACCATCAAGGTCCCTCTGGGCCGGCTTACGTCTTATTTCAAATTACTCTCTTAGGGTCTTGGCCCCATCTTACCACACTCAAGTTATGATTTTAATCGATGGGAGCTTTGACTGTGTGGGCTCGTAACCATGAGCTTCGGCTATCTAGATAGATTTATGACTctgcgcagaggtgtacactttacccatacgtTTGATTAGCCTATACCTCCGCGAAAGGCGGTACTCACCTACGAGACCCGTACCCACCAGCATCTATCTCTAAATAACATTCTCTAACTCCATCCATAGGTACAACTGGGTCTGGGGTCTAAACAGGGGCCCTACTACATCCACATTTGGACACTATCCCGGGAAACAGATGCATCATAATGTGGCATACAATGCCATTAGTTTCTCTGGACCTCAACCTATGACCCATGCCGACCGGACCTGGGACTATGCGAAGATCCTGCTCCAGTCTACCTGTTGCCCACCGTGTCCTCTTAAGATGGTTTACTAGGTTCAGTtggtggggtgtgaatcaaggaCTCACATGATTAGGCACTCCcaaaggctgtacctttttggtATGTATGGTTGCACATTTATGGGATTTTTAGCTAGAAGTGGCTTCAAGTCGTGATCGGGGTCATTTATGGGATTTTTGGCTAGAAGTGGCTTCAAGTCAAGGCAAGAAAAAGAGTAGAGGTGGGTTGCTCCTATAACCTTTCAAAAAATGCAAGTCAAGTTATTATCTTGGTGAATTTTAttatttctaaaaaatataGGACAAAATATTCTCAAGGAGGTTGGTGCTAGGACTTGCCTACATTGACGTTTCCTTAACGTTTCTTAGAATGACCAGGGTGTTGACTCCTCGTCCTTCTGGATCCTCAGCTTTGGGGTGGAGCTTGGTCTCTACCGACTGGCATAGGCGTAAATAACAACAATCAATGAAACAATTCATCAATCAATACCTAGAGAATGGGGAGAAAGGAGGATGATGGACATTTAGGGAATTACCTGACATTTGAAGGTGAATTCCTAGATAAAGGGTGAAAGGTTTATTGATTATTTATAAAtaagtttctaaataattaatggataGATTGGTCgtatttttaaaagaattcTAAGAAATTATGAATGGATTTTCTAGGGTTTTGGACGGGCAGCATAACGGCCAGCCTTGGGCGATAATTTGAGACTTTGGATGGACAACACTATGGTTAGATGGGGTTGAGGATTAGGGTTTTGGTTGGGCATTATAACGGCTAGGTTGGTATGATATTTGAGGGTTCAATTGGGTGGCATAACGGTTATGCTAGGGGGTTATCTTGGGTTCTACTTGAGCAGCATAACGGCTATGTGGTGGAACGGACCGAAGGTTTGAGTAGATCCTTAAGGAGTTGGGGTCAGTAGGGAGTTTGTGGAATGATCTAAAGAGTAGAACTTGAGAGTTTGTGGGACAGTTGGTCTGTCCCAGCACTAGGGGATAGTATACATGGCGACAGATGCAGTCGGGCAAGATCAAGTGGGATAAAAACCAGAGAGCTTGTACGACAGACACTATTTTGTCCCGGTGCTAGGGGATAGCACACATGGCGACAAAGGGGCCGGTACAAGATCAAGCAGATGCATGACAATGATAGGGGTTAGCGGTGATGATAGGGCAGTGAGGAATAGCCGATTGTGTGCTGTTACATCACGGGTAAAGTGGCAAATGGCCGCACAGCGCGCTCAACTTCGACCTGGCCTGGCACCTAGGGTTTAGGGCACGACGGCAGGTGGAGGCGGTGTGGCATTTTTCCTAAAGAGTTAGAGCTCTAAGAGCTTAATATAGAAAGATGACATTTGGTGTACACATAATAGGGTTTTTCTATTATGCGAGAGAATGacaattttggaaatttttagAGAAGGAAGGACTCTAAGTAGAAATTGGGGTACACTCGGCTGGGTACGCGTAGCATTTTGGGAACGGCTGGCACAGGTGGCTGGGTTCACGGTTTACTATTTGGTGGACCCATGGTCCGAGGTCGTGGACTAGAGCGCGGGTTGAGGGGGTGGTTCACATGCACCGCGCGCATGGaccagagaggaggaggggtagACAGCGGGCGACGGCGTCAAACGGCTGGGCCCGCCTGTCAGACTAAAGAGGGGAGTGGAAGGGTGACAGAGGGGAAAATGGCGGGGCACGTCACGTGCCGGTTTGGCTGGAGCCGGGCGGCAATGGGCGCTGCCGCGAGGACTCACCGAAGTACGCCGTTTCGGTGACTCCGGCCACCTCTGGCCTTGCAACCGACactaggagagagaggggagtgAGGGGAATGCGGCTAGGGTTTTGTGGCGGTGGAGAAGTAAGAGGAGAGGCTTAGCCGCGGGAAGAAAAGAAGGTTGGGGCGGCGGAACAGGGGTGGAGGGATAGAAAAGGGGGCAGGCGCCTTTTATAGGCGCGGAGGAGGGCTGGCGACGATGCCACGTTGCCGAGGCATGCTTGGCAGCCAAGGAAGAGGCGCTAGCGTGGCGAGGCGATGAGGCCGTCTGGGGGAAAGTCTCAACGGTCAAAATTGATGGCGGGCAGCGGGTGTCAGATGGTGGCACAGGCGAGGGGGATGCACCGGCGTCTAGTGAGGATTGGGCCATCCACCATTAatggcgggcggtggtggtagGGCTAGGGTGGTAGGCTGTTAGGCTGTCAGACGGATGAGGGGAGGATAAGGGAAATTGGGAAAGGAGCTTGGGCGCGAAGGAAAATAGGGGAGggtaccggcggcggcgcatttTGCAGCGGCGCAAGGCAGTGTGGTGGTGCGGCGTGATGGTAGGGAAGGGAtgtcgacgacggcg is a genomic window containing:
- the LOC117835916 gene encoding uncharacterized protein; this translates as MPTPPPAPARLLHLAAPLLVVLALAAGVANAATPPSPADALLAWKSSLGDPPALSTWADAASLCTGWRGVACDAAGRVTSLRLRGLGLTGGLDALDAAALPGLTSLDLNGNNLAGPIPASLSRLRALAALDLGSNGLNGTIPPQLGDLSGLVDLRLYNNNLAGAIPHQLSKLPKIVHFDLGSNYLTNPDKFESMPTVSFLSLYLNYLNGSFPEFLLRSSNVTYLDLSQNFFSGPIPDSLPERLPNLRWLNLSANAFSGKIPASLVRLTRLQDLHIGGNNLTGGVPEFLGSMSQLRVLELGGNQLGGRLPPVLGRLKMLQRLDVKNAGLVSTLPPELGSLSNLDFVDLSGNHLSGSLPASFVGMRKMREFGVSFNNLTGEIPRALFTGWPELITFQVQSNSLTGKIPPALGKATKLRILYLFSNNLTGSIPTELGELANLNELDLSVNYLTGPIPSSFGNLKQLTRLALFFNGLTGEIPPEIGNMTALQILDVNTNLLEGELPSTISSLRNLLYLALFDNNLSGTIPQDLGKGLALTDVSFANNSFSGELPRSLCAGFALQNFTANQNKFSGTLPPCLRNCTDLYRVRLDQNNFTGDISEAFGVHPNLDYLDVSGNHLTGRLSSDWSKCNNLASLFIKANNISGCWWNLQALEIMDVSSNIFSGEFPASANDDLPLQLLHVGKNNFFGVFPPIIQKCMMLRTLDLGDNNFFGDIPSWIGTSVPLIRVLRLRSNNFTGIIPSELSQLSDLHLLDIANNNFIGSIPRSFGNLSSMKQPEKAFMESFQKLDIHLLALVQESRVSVFSRRTEPKNPNDEYRDRVNIFWKGSEQTFQRTIEFVTGIDLSSNSLSDGIPEEIAYLQGLRFLNLSRNNLSGSIPEGIGSLNLLESLDFSWNELSGVIPRSISKLSCLSMLNLSNNQLWGEIPTGSQLQTLVDPSIYGNNLGLCGPPLSVPCSDWNKFGMTEDRREVTWLCYSVILGFVFGSWLWFGALVFLESWRFLVFQFADCIGTN